A portion of the Algimonas porphyrae genome contains these proteins:
- a CDS encoding trypsin-like serine protease: protein MAFRTRQIIGALTGLSLLLPGLSLAQTPATELPEPTVDLGAIIAADLESREPVADAEAQNGTPLAYHARMGMEDENIVQDKIRQAAEDTAAGLCDNPETDSLEKCPFKLPARSYGSIAVPRHAAPFQTQIVYSDWATEQPSYRAANTALQPWEKRHICGGTLIAPDWVLTAAHCLKSPSPDVYGVRLDVGNIATDTSSVIPVKSYRIHPCYDASRTRNDVALLQLDTSGVSLSLEPMEPNVDLMTAGIDMPGMLEDVILFDRGAALLQFADGRLAFLDLKRGTRRAVDPVTGPERQIRTGRGFVLQWAGKRYSLITDPDRPADEAVHAEPIVAADYNVETGELVLVGSSGLATVKNGRRPSRSLQLSAAPKAVSILPNHRLGVERQNSSYAVWDMRRNRQIVSFPAMSESSKEFPLLFEGKPKYVFREMAGTVVRGEAVFVQDTHTLINNDGALSVTDHDRGRVQAVGQTGLTHPRLSLSPNGRYLVAFGLKRDGELGRGYGEIWDLKRSRAPKLFETDDGFTDATPQFTKDGKRFVLWNIEGLSQVWRLTDDDPAHTLNHSLLIRGGRLDADGRINVITEYGTAQVWDATTGQPMARVYHGGKLAGTDLLGSVFLTWSRTGRIRVWNADTGRQDLHFILSDAGDVSSIGADGRTASAAKVSLIDLSQSTRVAELPDRVTAFGWGKMKKPAGAPPSASLRMLSLSPIDWDDCVDQMSDGTRRNTAAMRDENAFCVMGPRRKTCQGDSGGPVVGDGELVGIVSVGSGVCKADGKPSTYMTVARYRDWIQNHVCPTQLSDTASGSSRTGQGVAAQPSGDYPEFCRGWTPPRQAAALSCPDNSSF from the coding sequence ATGGCGTTCAGGACAAGACAGATTATCGGCGCGCTGACAGGCCTCTCACTGCTTCTGCCCGGGCTCAGTCTGGCACAAACACCGGCAACGGAGCTACCAGAGCCCACCGTCGATCTGGGCGCGATTATCGCGGCTGATCTGGAGTCGCGCGAACCGGTTGCCGATGCGGAGGCGCAAAACGGTACTCCCTTGGCATACCATGCGCGTATGGGGATGGAGGATGAGAATATCGTGCAGGATAAAATCCGTCAGGCGGCAGAAGATACCGCCGCCGGACTGTGTGATAATCCTGAGACGGACTCGCTCGAAAAATGTCCGTTCAAACTTCCAGCGCGGTCCTATGGTTCCATTGCCGTTCCGCGTCATGCGGCTCCGTTCCAGACCCAGATCGTCTATTCCGACTGGGCCACGGAGCAACCGTCCTACAGAGCGGCCAATACGGCGCTTCAGCCCTGGGAAAAGCGGCATATATGCGGCGGAACGCTGATCGCGCCCGACTGGGTTCTGACGGCGGCCCATTGTCTGAAATCTCCGAGCCCGGACGTTTACGGCGTACGCCTGGATGTCGGTAATATTGCGACCGACACGTCGTCTGTCATCCCTGTCAAATCGTACCGCATCCATCCCTGCTATGATGCCAGCCGGACCCGCAACGATGTTGCGCTTCTGCAACTGGACACGAGCGGAGTGAGTCTGTCGCTCGAACCGATGGAGCCGAATGTGGACCTTATGACGGCCGGTATCGACATGCCGGGCATGCTCGAGGATGTCATCCTGTTCGATAGGGGTGCCGCCCTATTGCAGTTTGCAGATGGACGACTCGCGTTTCTTGACCTCAAGCGCGGCACGCGGCGCGCCGTCGATCCTGTCACGGGCCCCGAGCGACAGATACGCACAGGTCGCGGCTTCGTTCTGCAATGGGCAGGCAAGCGCTACAGTCTGATCACGGATCCCGACCGTCCGGCTGACGAGGCCGTTCATGCGGAACCGATTGTTGCTGCGGATTACAATGTGGAGACAGGGGAACTTGTCTTGGTCGGATCGAGCGGCCTGGCGACCGTGAAAAATGGTCGTCGTCCATCCCGTAGCCTCCAGCTGAGTGCTGCCCCCAAGGCCGTATCGATCCTGCCCAACCATCGCCTCGGTGTGGAACGACAGAATTCATCCTATGCCGTCTGGGATATGCGCCGGAACAGACAGATCGTGTCGTTTCCAGCGATGTCCGAATCCAGCAAGGAGTTTCCGCTCCTGTTTGAAGGGAAGCCCAAATATGTTTTTCGGGAGATGGCTGGCACGGTCGTGCGCGGCGAAGCCGTTTTCGTGCAGGACACGCACACCCTGATCAACAATGATGGAGCGCTGTCCGTTACGGATCATGATAGGGGGCGCGTGCAGGCGGTGGGCCAGACAGGCCTGACCCACCCGCGTCTGTCCCTCAGTCCGAATGGACGCTATCTGGTCGCGTTCGGCCTGAAGCGCGACGGCGAGCTGGGTCGGGGATATGGAGAAATCTGGGACCTGAAACGATCCCGCGCGCCGAAACTGTTCGAAACCGATGACGGTTTCACTGATGCCACGCCGCAATTCACGAAAGACGGGAAGCGTTTCGTCCTGTGGAATATTGAAGGCCTGAGCCAGGTCTGGCGCCTGACGGATGATGACCCGGCCCACACGCTCAATCATAGCCTGCTGATCCGTGGTGGGCGTCTTGATGCCGACGGACGAATCAACGTGATTACGGAATATGGCACGGCGCAAGTCTGGGACGCGACGACGGGTCAACCGATGGCGCGTGTCTATCATGGCGGCAAGCTGGCCGGTACGGACTTGCTGGGTTCAGTCTTTCTGACCTGGAGCCGGACCGGTCGTATTCGGGTCTGGAACGCCGATACGGGGCGTCAAGACCTGCACTTCATCCTGTCGGATGCGGGCGACGTTTCGAGCATCGGCGCCGATGGCCGTACTGCAAGCGCCGCGAAGGTCAGCCTGATCGATCTGTCGCAAAGCACGCGCGTGGCAGAACTGCCAGACCGTGTCACCGCATTTGGCTGGGGGAAAATGAAGAAACCAGCCGGTGCGCCGCCTTCAGCCAGCCTGCGCATGTTGTCCCTGTCGCCGATCGACTGGGATGATTGCGTCGATCAAATGAGCGACGGCACGCGCCGGAACACGGCCGCGATGCGTGACGAGAATGCGTTCTGCGTGATGGGGCCACGCCGTAAGACCTGTCAGGGCGATAGTGGCGGCCCTGTCGTCGGAGACGGTGAACTGGTCGGCATTGTCAGTGTCGGGTCCGGCGTGTGCAAGGCCGATGGTAAACCGTCGACCTATATGACAGTGGCGCGATATCGGGACTGGATCCAGAACCATGTTTGCCCGACCCAATTGTCCGACACGGCATCGGGGTCGTCCCGGACCGGGCAGGGAGTCGCCGCGCAGCCGTCGGGCGACTATCCGGAATTTTGTCGCGGCTGGACGCCGCCACGACAGGCGGCGGCGCTATCCTGCCCGGACAATTCGTCGTTCTAG
- a CDS encoding TIR domain-containing protein has translation MSAPDDNESEPHAETSVFFSYSRQDQAQALPIIQAIEAAGYSVWWDGMLEGGTSFLETTEAALERAKAVVVLWSRHSVTSHWVRDEATSGRERERMIPLTLDGTMPPLGFRQVQVIDMRGWHKAPEAFDDLSRGLAKLHDRDYSPPDRRGPAPTGANVEAGGLSRRTAMLAGLGLGTVGVLGVGGFYALRSSGPNIRDKGLAILPFENNVGDPAYDYLAQGLSSSIRDALAMNNVLRIVARSSSHAVAKEAIGAQAIAERLNVSHILEGRLERGPEGLQLTTSLVDAKSAFQRWVGSLDYAEDQVIALRDQIVTRVVSTLASEAESGPRTGRGDATNPEAFLEFLKGNERLISAATLASIQDARRNFERAIALDPDFARAHGWVSEIYMTLGAYATETDMAKALLDQAEASARKAVDLAPDDALLHAILGTVLQTGRVDIGGAAEPFARAAELGLNEASGLSRYAIFLMSSGQTKAAIDQAITARALDPLNAAASETLGLAFFADRQYEAAVRAYRTALSFQPDRYSTRARLASALIFNGQVDDGAAECAREKNLMERYPCDAYVATRLSDTAAAAVALDNLIATFGDAGAYQQAQIQADMGALQQAMETLLKAESLKDTGLSLAGFDPALDPLRGREDFKALLVRLGMTD, from the coding sequence GTGAGCGCGCCGGACGATAATGAGAGCGAACCACACGCAGAGACGAGCGTGTTTTTCTCCTATTCCCGGCAGGATCAGGCACAGGCCTTGCCGATCATTCAGGCTATCGAAGCGGCCGGCTATTCCGTCTGGTGGGACGGAATGCTGGAAGGTGGAACGTCGTTCCTGGAAACCACGGAAGCCGCGCTGGAACGCGCCAAGGCCGTCGTCGTGCTGTGGTCGCGACATTCCGTCACCTCTCACTGGGTTCGCGATGAAGCGACCAGCGGGCGGGAGCGCGAACGCATGATCCCGCTGACTCTGGACGGCACCATGCCGCCGCTCGGATTCCGGCAAGTCCAGGTGATCGATATGCGCGGTTGGCACAAAGCTCCGGAGGCGTTTGACGATCTGTCGCGCGGTCTGGCGAAGCTGCATGACCGGGATTATTCACCGCCGGATCGACGCGGACCCGCGCCAACGGGCGCGAACGTGGAAGCGGGGGGACTGTCACGGCGCACGGCGATGCTCGCAGGTCTCGGGCTGGGAACGGTCGGCGTGCTCGGGGTCGGCGGGTTTTATGCCTTGCGGTCGTCCGGTCCCAACATACGGGACAAGGGCCTCGCCATTCTGCCGTTTGAAAACAATGTAGGTGATCCGGCCTATGACTATCTGGCGCAGGGCCTGTCATCTTCGATCCGCGACGCTCTGGCGATGAACAATGTTCTGCGCATTGTCGCGCGCTCATCCTCTCACGCCGTCGCGAAAGAGGCGATTGGTGCGCAGGCGATTGCCGAACGGCTGAACGTGTCCCACATTCTGGAAGGACGGCTGGAACGCGGCCCCGAAGGCCTGCAACTCACGACCAGCCTCGTCGACGCGAAGAGCGCCTTTCAGCGCTGGGTCGGCAGCCTGGACTATGCTGAAGACCAGGTGATCGCGCTGCGCGACCAAATCGTCACACGGGTTGTCTCGACACTGGCGAGCGAGGCGGAGAGCGGACCCCGAACGGGTCGCGGCGATGCCACCAATCCCGAAGCCTTTCTGGAATTTCTCAAAGGCAATGAGCGGCTGATTAGCGCCGCCACGCTGGCTTCCATTCAGGATGCGCGTCGAAACTTCGAACGCGCCATCGCCCTGGACCCCGACTTTGCGCGCGCCCATGGCTGGGTGTCGGAAATCTACATGACGCTGGGCGCCTATGCGACGGAGACGGACATGGCGAAAGCCCTGCTGGATCAGGCCGAAGCCTCCGCCCGCAAGGCCGTGGACCTAGCCCCTGACGATGCCCTGCTTCATGCCATTCTCGGGACTGTGCTGCAGACCGGGCGTGTCGATATCGGTGGCGCAGCCGAGCCGTTTGCCCGCGCCGCAGAACTGGGCCTGAACGAGGCGTCCGGCCTGTCGCGCTATGCCATTTTCCTGATGAGCAGCGGACAGACGAAGGCTGCGATCGATCAGGCGATCACAGCGCGCGCACTTGACCCGCTGAACGCTGCCGCTTCGGAAACACTGGGCCTCGCCTTTTTCGCTGATCGCCAATATGAGGCGGCGGTTCGGGCCTATCGCACCGCCCTGAGCTTTCAGCCAGATCGCTATTCGACCCGCGCACGGCTGGCCTCCGCCCTGATTTTTAACGGTCAGGTCGATGACGGCGCAGCGGAATGCGCTCGCGAGAAAAATCTGATGGAGCGCTACCCCTGCGACGCCTATGTTGCCACGCGCTTATCCGACACGGCAGCGGCGGCGGTCGCGCTCGACAATCTGATCGCCACTTTCGGCGATGCGGGTGCCTATCAGCAAGCCCAGATACAGGCCGATATGGGCGCGCTCCAGCAGGCTATGGAGACATTGCTGAAAGCGGAAAGCCTGAAAGATACAGGTCTATCGCTGGCGGGTTTCGACCCTGCACTGGACCCGCTCCGCGGACGCGAAGATTTCAAGGCGCTGCTTGTGCGTTTGGGGATGACCGATTAG
- a CDS encoding sensor histidine kinase has product MRDLISRWEAFLRLDRLGGASDLFKARTVYVTGLAFLILQAVNGVQMYFSYDGWILDHHLLLVAIAVFSGAAVSLRYQANFDFISVLWGAAILIGVAGSAIPANVGINSALLPVLVAGVVIIAILGSRRSLLIYCLSACLLTVALHLNAAEADIYVLADPDYVALRNMQRSMQTGIAIVMAGSVMGVLSLTLNNLFRSLERNLSEARAAEAAKTQFLADMSHELRTPLNGVLGMNQLLMRSDLTDEQRRYASIIDDCGTGMIMVIDDVLDLSRLEASRITLKPTPFNPARMLDSVIALHQANARAKGLTVHLRIEPGLPPLFMGDHARLRQIIGNLISNAVKFTDTGHVAVSLRGRPAEGDMWWLNFFIQDSGIGITPERQNRIFERFEQAQDGQTNTVRGSGLGLAICRELTDLFDGQISVTSAPGQGSTFCVALPMPAVELATPQQERRSTDRPGSAAMAS; this is encoded by the coding sequence ATGCGAGATCTGATAAGCCGCTGGGAGGCGTTTCTGCGACTTGACCGCCTTGGCGGTGCGTCGGACCTGTTCAAGGCCCGGACGGTCTATGTCACCGGTCTGGCTTTTCTGATCCTGCAGGCCGTCAACGGCGTACAGATGTACTTCTCCTATGATGGCTGGATACTCGACCATCATCTGCTGCTGGTTGCGATCGCCGTCTTTTCCGGCGCCGCTGTCAGCCTCCGCTACCAAGCGAATTTTGACTTCATCTCGGTGCTCTGGGGCGCAGCCATTCTGATCGGTGTGGCCGGATCGGCCATTCCGGCCAATGTCGGCATCAATTCCGCCCTGCTTCCGGTTCTGGTTGCGGGTGTCGTGATAATCGCCATTCTCGGCAGTCGCCGGTCATTGCTCATCTATTGTCTCAGCGCGTGTCTACTGACGGTCGCGCTGCATCTGAACGCGGCAGAGGCAGATATTTACGTATTGGCCGATCCGGACTATGTTGCCTTGCGCAATATGCAGCGCAGCATGCAAACGGGCATTGCCATCGTCATGGCAGGTTCCGTCATGGGCGTGCTGAGCCTGACACTGAACAATCTTTTTCGCTCTCTCGAACGCAATCTGTCCGAAGCGCGGGCAGCCGAAGCGGCGAAGACGCAGTTTCTGGCCGATATGAGTCATGAGCTCAGGACCCCTCTGAACGGTGTCCTAGGAATGAACCAGTTGCTGATGCGGAGCGATCTGACCGATGAACAACGCCGTTATGCGAGCATCATCGACGATTGCGGGACAGGAATGATCATGGTGATCGACGACGTGCTCGACCTGTCACGACTGGAAGCGTCGCGCATCACCCTCAAACCGACACCGTTCAATCCTGCGCGCATGCTGGATTCGGTCATCGCGCTGCATCAGGCTAATGCCCGTGCCAAGGGTCTGACCGTGCATTTACGGATCGAGCCGGGCCTGCCGCCGCTCTTTATGGGCGATCATGCGCGCTTGCGGCAGATCATCGGCAATCTGATCAGTAATGCTGTGAAATTTACCGACACTGGCCATGTCGCCGTGTCCCTCCGCGGGCGACCGGCCGAGGGCGACATGTGGTGGCTGAATTTCTTCATTCAGGATAGCGGGATCGGCATTACGCCTGAACGCCAGAACCGCATCTTCGAACGGTTCGAACAGGCGCAGGACGGGCAGACCAATACGGTCCGGGGGTCGGGGCTCGGCCTGGCAATCTGCCGGGAACTGACGGATCTGTTCGATGGCCAGATCAGTGTGACCTCAGCGCCCGGACAAGGATCGACCTTCTGTGTCGCCCTGCCGATGCCAGCCGTTGAGCTCGCAACCCCGCAGCAGGAACGGCGCAGTACGGACCGTCCCGGATCTGCGGCCATGGCCAGCTAG
- a CDS encoding TolC family protein: protein MKRHAFISLPLSLSALLLSACATLVDVDEGPLIAARTAEIPADWQVNSDPVRSDSFAGLYTDPVLSAYLDTAMARNFDLEQARLRVTRADAQLAQFRARRAPQLNSSAGFGLSGLVSDLDTTTDNANLGLSASFDPDLFGSLRADIDGAEARAEISRAELARLRRTIMANVVSAYVGAIEAQLQLNVAEQNLEFLAETERVTRARFEGGDVAGSDLALSELEVQSARASVAEQRFAADDARRALSILIGGFGDDTLSGQPVLPTQLPTISDAGVGLNGSPAALIAKRFDVQAAGLAVIDAAASLEGARADDLPGASLSAALSGRGDLSDLFDIDTYIASVGAALSYNLLDGGLNEARQIDAQAGLDTALSLYAETLRAALRDIRARISLVDALEASLVNLRGAEASAERALELEGVRFDLGESILLDVLTVQRRVDAIRSSRLRTERRYLEAVAQAHLAAGPL, encoded by the coding sequence ATGAAACGCCATGCATTCATATCGCTGCCACTCTCTCTATCAGCGCTCCTGCTGTCAGCTTGCGCGACCCTTGTCGATGTCGACGAAGGCCCGTTGATCGCCGCGAGGACAGCCGAAATTCCTGCCGACTGGCAGGTCAATTCTGACCCGGTCAGGTCCGACAGTTTCGCCGGGCTTTACACGGACCCGGTTCTGTCAGCCTATCTGGACACGGCCATGGCGCGCAATTTCGATCTGGAACAGGCGCGTCTGCGGGTCACGCGAGCCGACGCGCAGTTGGCGCAGTTCAGGGCGCGCCGCGCGCCGCAACTCAATAGTTCTGCGGGCTTTGGCCTGTCGGGTCTGGTGAGCGATCTCGACACGACGACGGATAATGCCAATCTCGGTCTGTCCGCCTCATTCGACCCTGACCTGTTCGGCAGTCTTCGCGCCGATATTGACGGAGCCGAAGCCCGCGCGGAAATCAGCCGCGCCGAGCTGGCGCGGCTTCGCCGCACCATCATGGCCAATGTCGTCTCCGCCTATGTCGGCGCGATTGAAGCACAATTGCAGCTGAACGTGGCCGAGCAGAATTTGGAGTTTCTGGCCGAGACGGAGCGTGTCACGCGCGCCCGGTTCGAAGGCGGCGATGTGGCCGGGTCCGACCTCGCTCTGTCCGAACTGGAAGTGCAGAGCGCACGCGCGTCTGTGGCTGAACAACGCTTTGCCGCAGACGATGCCCGCCGCGCCCTCTCCATTCTGATCGGCGGTTTCGGCGACGACACATTGTCCGGCCAGCCCGTTCTACCGACGCAACTGCCGACTATATCCGATGCTGGCGTCGGATTGAACGGATCCCCTGCAGCGCTGATTGCGAAGCGGTTTGACGTGCAGGCTGCGGGACTGGCAGTGATTGACGCCGCCGCCTCGCTGGAAGGCGCACGCGCCGACGACCTGCCGGGAGCGTCACTCAGCGCCGCCCTGTCTGGACGAGGCGATCTGTCCGATCTGTTCGATATCGATACTTATATCGCCTCTGTCGGGGCGGCTCTGTCCTATAATCTGCTGGATGGCGGCCTGAATGAGGCCCGCCAGATCGATGCGCAGGCGGGCCTTGATACGGCCCTGTCTCTCTATGCCGAAACGCTGCGAGCGGCGCTGCGCGACATTCGTGCCCGCATTTCACTGGTCGATGCGCTGGAAGCCTCACTCGTCAATCTGCGCGGAGCGGAGGCATCCGCCGAGCGGGCGCTAGAGCTGGAAGGCGTCCGCTTTGACTTGGGCGAGTCGATCCTGCTGGACGTTCTGACGGTGCAGCGCCGGGTCGATGCCATTCGCAGTTCCCGCCTGCGCACGGAACGCCGCTATCTGGAAGCGGTCGCGCAGGCCCACCTCGCAGCTGGTCCGCTCTGA
- a CDS encoding ABC transporter permease, giving the protein MLSIPGFRLLRNAFGSLLEHPMRTLLTMLGIIIGVAAVYVMLAIGEGAEKKILESLDGPQARTITVFPDWTRGRSSQRRPYRRLNEADLREIRALPGVEAATGNLSREYPVITDATDWSSDIRGADEDHLFANDLKLEDGRGITESDLERKETVAVLGQTVIKNVFGGQYPIGAKIKIGTVPFTVVGTVEKAPESGWNNGQDRDNFVLVPRSTLRDRLVGGDYLVRNHVNQFRVVGENQQVLDRIENDLDAILRRSRGLSTADAPDFRILNFSANRQQFADTQRTLSVLLFTMGAVSLVVGGVGVMNIMLVSVSERTREIGLRMSVGARQMDVLAQFLTEALLICILSGLIGLAIGYGISQQELGGEDLEMVFSLDNALLAFGSAALVGMIFGFLPAFRASRLNPVEALRSE; this is encoded by the coding sequence ATGTTATCCATTCCCGGTTTCCGCTTGCTTCGAAACGCGTTTGGCAGCCTGCTCGAACATCCGATGCGCACGCTTCTGACCATGCTCGGCATCATCATCGGCGTCGCAGCCGTTTATGTCATGCTGGCGATCGGGGAAGGGGCGGAGAAGAAAATTCTCGAAAGTCTGGACGGACCGCAGGCGCGTACGATCACCGTCTTTCCGGACTGGACCCGGGGTCGCTCATCGCAGCGGCGGCCCTATCGTCGCCTGAACGAGGCCGATCTGCGCGAAATACGGGCCCTGCCAGGCGTCGAAGCGGCGACTGGCAATCTGTCCCGCGAATATCCAGTCATTACGGATGCCACGGACTGGTCATCGGACATTCGCGGCGCGGATGAGGATCATCTCTTTGCCAACGACCTGAAACTGGAAGACGGACGCGGCATCACGGAAAGCGATCTGGAGCGCAAGGAAACGGTCGCCGTTCTGGGTCAGACCGTGATCAAGAATGTCTTTGGCGGTCAATATCCGATTGGCGCCAAGATCAAGATTGGAACCGTGCCCTTCACTGTCGTCGGTACGGTCGAAAAGGCCCCTGAATCAGGCTGGAACAATGGCCAGGACCGCGACAATTTTGTGCTCGTGCCGCGTTCGACCCTGCGTGACCGGCTTGTCGGCGGAGACTATCTGGTTCGCAACCATGTCAATCAGTTCCGTGTCGTCGGCGAAAACCAGCAAGTGCTGGACCGGATCGAGAACGATCTCGATGCGATCCTGCGCCGATCACGCGGCCTGTCGACAGCAGATGCACCCGATTTCCGTATCCTCAATTTCTCGGCCAACCGGCAGCAATTTGCCGATACGCAGCGCACCCTCTCCGTCCTGCTGTTCACCATGGGGGCCGTGTCACTTGTCGTCGGCGGTGTCGGGGTCATGAATATCATGCTGGTCAGCGTGTCCGAACGGACGCGGGAAATCGGACTTCGCATGAGTGTGGGCGCGCGGCAGATGGACGTTCTGGCCCAGTTCCTGACCGAAGCGCTGCTTATCTGCATCTTGTCGGGACTGATCGGACTGGCGATCGGTTACGGTATCTCGCAGCAGGAATTGGGTGGCGAGGATCTGGAAATGGTCTTCTCGCTCGACAATGCACTGCTAGCCTTTGGCTCTGCCGCTCTGGTCGGAATGATTTTCGGCTTCCTGCCGGCCTTCCGGGCGTCGCGCCTCAATCCGGTCGAAGCCCTACGCAGTGAGTAA
- a CDS encoding ABC transporter ATP-binding protein yields the protein MSGPATPMIQTVDLRKSYTLGGSTIHALDGVTLDVATGEFLAVIGSSGSGKSTLMNMLGGLDKPDSGDVIIDGQNVGSLKPRDLASYRGETLGFVFQQFQLMPRRSALHNVMMPLQYRRPRLTDGETRAAKALESVGLGDRGHHKPKELSGGQQQRVAIARALVGSPALLLADEPTGALDSKTSAEIMDLLVKLNREDGLTIVLITHDLEVADYASRIITMSDGQIVSDVPNRAEAA from the coding sequence ATGAGCGGTCCTGCCACACCCATGATTCAGACCGTCGATCTGCGGAAATCCTACACATTGGGTGGGTCGACCATCCACGCGCTGGACGGCGTCACGCTTGATGTGGCGACTGGTGAATTTCTCGCCGTCATCGGATCGAGCGGCTCCGGCAAATCGACTCTGATGAATATGCTGGGCGGCCTGGACAAACCCGATAGCGGCGATGTCATTATTGACGGCCAGAATGTCGGCTCGCTCAAACCGCGGGATCTGGCGTCCTATCGCGGTGAAACGCTCGGCTTCGTTTTTCAGCAGTTTCAGCTCATGCCGCGCCGCAGCGCTCTGCACAACGTCATGATGCCATTGCAATATCGCCGACCCAGACTGACCGATGGTGAAACCCGTGCGGCGAAGGCACTCGAATCCGTCGGGCTTGGTGACCGGGGACATCACAAGCCCAAGGAACTGTCTGGCGGACAACAGCAACGTGTCGCGATCGCCCGCGCGCTTGTCGGCTCGCCAGCCCTGCTGCTGGCCGATGAGCCAACCGGTGCGCTCGACAGCAAGACGTCGGCAGAGATCATGGACCTGCTGGTCAAACTCAACCGTGAAGACGGGCTGACCATCGTGCTGATCACCCACGATCTTGAAGTGGCCGACTATGCTTCGCGCATCATCACGATGAGCGACGGACAGATCGTGTCCGATGTACCCAACCGGGCGGAGGCCGCTTAG
- a CDS encoding efflux RND transporter periplasmic adaptor subunit, producing MMMNKRVWIAACLASVMLAACSESAEPEVRMELSAVPASPGQITRVIGATGKIVPRTEVMVGSEVSGRLLEVPVDYNSTVTEGQLLAVIDPTNFRNRVEQLEGRIRSATADIEVQKARIRSAEVTLAQAKQNEARRRGLFAQQAVSEAQMEQAERDVGVAEANLDLSKAQLVSQRASLAQVRAEMDTARENLARTKITSPINGVIIDRKVDPGQTVQASFNAPELFTIAADLSEIMVEARIVESDVAGLNPGDKAKFTVDAYPDRTIEGVVEQLRLQSVEANNIVSYVAVVKAENPDGILMPGMTANLEVTTDVRSGVSRLPVTAERFRPSPQQIAMFQSDNAQTEDQTLLDPTYERLRTIGISEDRIQEFASRVEPSTQTVRDIINDPTRSFMHTPMRIQLGEIVTNQVRQFLGPEEQSRYTAQVTLERTIRPVDVWVATDDGKMEPRTIKLGLSDGAFVEVVSGLEPGERVVTGVRAGGDGQRGGPGGRPGGRPGAAR from the coding sequence ATGATGATGAACAAACGGGTCTGGATCGCGGCTTGCCTTGCATCGGTGATGCTTGCGGCATGTTCGGAAAGTGCCGAACCGGAAGTCCGTATGGAACTCTCGGCGGTACCGGCATCGCCCGGTCAGATCACCCGCGTGATCGGTGCCACCGGCAAGATCGTTCCGCGTACGGAAGTAATGGTCGGATCGGAAGTATCGGGCCGATTGCTCGAAGTGCCGGTCGACTATAATTCGACCGTGACCGAGGGGCAGTTGCTGGCGGTCATCGACCCGACCAATTTCCGCAACCGCGTCGAACAGCTGGAAGGCCGTATCCGGTCTGCTACGGCTGACATTGAAGTGCAAAAAGCACGCATCCGGTCCGCCGAAGTCACGTTAGCGCAAGCCAAACAGAATGAAGCCCGACGGCGCGGACTGTTTGCGCAACAGGCTGTGTCCGAAGCGCAGATGGAACAGGCCGAGCGCGATGTCGGTGTGGCCGAAGCCAATCTGGATCTGTCCAAAGCCCAGCTCGTCAGTCAGCGCGCATCGCTAGCGCAGGTCCGCGCGGAAATGGATACGGCACGGGAAAATCTGGCCAGAACCAAGATTACCAGCCCGATCAACGGCGTCATCATCGACCGCAAGGTTGATCCGGGACAGACCGTGCAGGCGAGTTTCAACGCACCCGAACTGTTCACAATCGCCGCCGACCTCTCCGAAATCATGGTCGAAGCCCGGATCGTCGAATCCGACGTGGCGGGGCTGAACCCGGGCGACAAGGCAAAGTTCACCGTCGATGCCTATCCCGACCGAACCATCGAAGGTGTCGTCGAGCAGTTGCGCCTGCAATCGGTCGAGGCGAATAATATTGTCTCCTATGTTGCAGTCGTGAAAGCCGAAAATCCCGACGGAATCCTGATGCCCGGCATGACGGCCAATCTTGAAGTCACGACGGATGTGCGGTCAGGCGTTTCGCGCCTGCCTGTCACGGCGGAGCGGTTCCGCCCGTCGCCGCAGCAAATCGCCATGTTCCAGAGTGACAATGCGCAGACCGAAGACCAGACATTGCTCGACCCGACCTATGAGCGGCTGCGCACGATCGGCATTTCCGAGGACCGCATTCAGGAGTTTGCCAGCCGCGTCGAGCCTTCGACGCAAACGGTACGCGACATCATCAATGATCCGACCCGCAGCTTCATGCACACACCGATGCGGATTCAACTGGGCGAAATTGTTACCAATCAGGTCCGGCAGTTTCTCGGCCCTGAAGAGCAATCCCGCTACACGGCGCAAGTCACGCTGGAACGCACCATCCGGCCTGTCGATGTCTGGGTGGCGACCGATGACGGCAAGATGGAACCGCGCACGATCAAACTCGGCCTGTCGGACGGAGCGTTCGTCGAGGTCGTCTCCGGTCTCGAACCCGGCGAGCGCGTCGTGACAGGTGTCCGGGCAGGCGGTGATGGTCAGCGCGGCGGTCCCGGTGGGCGTCCAGGCGGACGCCCCGGCGCGGCGCGATAG